The DNA region TGAGTAAATTTACAATATGCACCTCATTTCAACCATTATTCCTGTTTTAAACGAAGCAGCCCATATTGGCCAATTATTAGATTATTTGGCTAAAAACGTAAAAAACAAAACCCATTTCGAAATTATAATTGTAGATGGCGGCAGTACCGACGGCACAGAAAAAGTTGTCCGTTCATTCATTGAAAATAACGGCACTAAAATTAGATTAACGCTTTTACATTCAGAAAAAGGTCGTGCCAAACAAATGAATTACGGCACACAGCACGCCCAAGGCAACATCCTTTATTTTTTGCATGCCGACTCGTTTCCGCCCAAACATTTCGACCAATTTATAGTCAATGAAATAAAAAGAGGCAATCCAGCAGGATGTTTTAGAATGCAATTCGA from Tamlana crocina includes:
- a CDS encoding TIGR04283 family arsenosugar biosynthesis glycosyltransferase — translated: MHLISTIIPVLNEAAHIGQLLDYLAKNVKNKTHFEIIIVDGGSTDGTEKVVRSFIENNGTKIRLTLLHSEKGRAKQMNYGTQHAQGNILYFLHADSFPPKHFDQFIVNEIKRGNPAGCFRMQFDSNHWWLQLASWLTQFNWRACRGGDQSQFITKSLFNDIGGFDERYVIYEDNILINALYERQQFVVINKKLKTSARMYRKHSIWKVQYLYWSIHIKKWLGADANQLYQHYKRHLSTNN